A single genomic interval of Hemibagrus wyckioides isolate EC202008001 linkage group LG13, SWU_Hwy_1.0, whole genome shotgun sequence harbors:
- the neurl4 gene encoding neuralized-like protein 4 isoform X3, translated as MAAELHPRSGKLIGLSNSNRTAQRNQPVQEFNHGLVLSREPLRDRDVFTVRIDKKVNSWSGSIEIGVTALDPAALDFPSSATGLKGGSWIVSGCSVLKDGRSVLEEYGRDLDQLGEGDRVGIQRNGRGELHLWVNGQDCGPAASGLPSRLWAVVDLYGKCTQVTVVSCEPPADTGNEEREELEEGEADRAASTAASPAALMPDHEDRTGGVALPAVPAIAGVVNGSAEDAPEVTRGHRHGRPDKFPNNFDPDTVLTEHQLFDVFNNAIVSLYRSEDEGADDSGLGGVGGSGGSSDSSRGGTGSSNGSRERGNENGVGGRAEGGGNNNNNLSGGGGGSGAGTAVSNSGMTTNDALLFHEKCGTLIKLSNNNKTAERRRPLDEFNNGVVMTNRPLRHNEMFEIRIDKLVDKWSGSIEIGVTTHNPNNLDYPATMTNLRSGTIMMSGCGILTNGKGTRREYCEFSLDELQEGDHIGLMRKASGALHFYINGIDQGVAANQTPGVVYGVVDLYGMAVKVTIVHNHNHSDRLRRNNAIMRALSPDVGRPRPALSLTPDPEAPDRLLFHPNCGQKAAIIGDGRTALRPHATDDFNHGVVLSNRPLHSNEVFQVRIDKMVDKWAGSIEIGVTTHNPAYLQLPSTMTNLRSGTWMMTGNGVMHNGTTILDEYGHNLDRLKAGDTVGVVRKDDGSLHFFVNGVPQGPAAWNVPPSVYAVVDLYGQAAQATIMDDMADLPPLPDDSSEGPVAMSPGSPCSVTGVSASSDLRFHHLHGTNAVITNGGRTALRQNCRSEFNDAIVISNRNSVCVIRCLRDGELFEIVIQKMVDRWSGSIEAGVTAIRPEELEFPNTMTDIDYDTWMLSGTAIMQDGNTMRNNYGCDLDSLGTGSRIGMMRSASGDLHYYINGVDQGVACTGLPPDVYAVIDLYGQCVQVSITSSSGPLDNSLCTSNITEKSFPIHSPVAGVAHRLHNKHGKNVVLLGDGCQAVRVGGYSHAIVFSAKELKTDELFEVKINEVDERWSGSLHIGLTTLQPPELPSCPLSGLSPSLTQLRSKVTWLLAGSEVRRNGMLQRQNFGCSLDRLTVGNRVGVKRCSDDTMHIFIDGEDMGPAATAVAKNVYAVLDLYGKVTAVSIVSSTLAEDTDSVKASSLSSDSCSEGEDESTPCESESAMVPVAMSFLENHGKNIQLSNQNLTAARVSSYNQGLLVTAHALPRQQLFQFQIDRLNTSWTSSLSLGVIGHSPDRLNFPSTACCLKRSVWLLQRDSVFHNSLKICENYGPNLDTCPEGTVLGLLVDTNGCLHLYVNGMDQGVAAQDIPSPCYPIIDLYGQCEQVTIVTSHMEAVGAESGDVCCQGDMEKADMVDGIKESVCWTPPPEVNPNKTCEYQALCSRFKDLLTLPDGYFNEDAKYNLCYCESCHKLRGDEAYYKHGEPPRDYALPFGWCRFALRIKPHCDVSNTYKKWHIAYHGTSVGSLRRTLDHSQILPPDSSPVFSATPVKVEGHGSYSEPEENSAPEREIPRVHLSPTMRYSGLEVFAPKVQFRDPRSLRCHQAQVGFQVCVRPGSYKVGPQSLGISEPLDPRFNNTEIEWITKEKGGTLLYGLLIRVE; from the exons GTGAACTCGTGGAGTGGCTCTATAGAGATTGGCGTGACGGCGCTGGATCCGGCCGCTCTCGACTTCCCCAGCAGCGCGACGGGGCTGAAGGGCGGCTCGTGGATCGTGTCCGGCTGCTCCGTGCTGAAGGACGGACGCTCGGTTCTGGAGGAATACGGGCGTGACCTGGACCAGCTAGGCGAAGGCGACCGCGTCGGGATCCAGCGGAACGGCCGGGGAGAGCTGCACCTGTGGGTGAACGGGCAGGACTGTGGTCCGGCGGCCAGCGGGCTGCCCTCGCGCCTGTGGGCTGTAGTGGACCTCTACGGCAAGTGCACCCAGGTCACCGTGGTCAGCTGCGAGCCTCCGGCGGACACAGGGAACGAAGAGCGGGAGGAGTTAGAGGAGGGAGAGGCGGACAGGGCAGCGTCTACGGCGGCGTCTCCGGCTGCTCTCATGCCGGATCATGAGGACAGAACAGGGGGCGTGGCTTTACCCGCCGTTCCTGCTATAGCTGGCGTGGTGAACGGCTCGGCTGAGGATG CGCCTGAAGTTACACGAGGACACAGACACGGACGACCGGACAAATTCCCAAATAACTTCGATCCAGACACCG tcctCACGGAGCACCAGTTATTTGACGTGTTCAACAACGCCATCGTGTCACTGTACCGTTCGGAAGACGAGGGTGCAGACGACTCGGGTTTAGGAGGTGTGGGCGGTTCAGGAGGAAGTTCAGACTCCTCCAGAGGGGGAACAGGAAGCAGTAACGGATCTCGAGAACGAGGAAACGAGAATGGCGTCGGAGGTCGAGCAGAGGGTGGGggcaacaacaataacaacctgtcaggaggaggaggaggaagtgggGCGGGGACGGCGGTAAGCAACAGTGGGATGACCACCAACGACGCGCTGCTGTTCCATGAGAAGTGCGGCACGCTGATTAAACtgagcaacaacaacaagacGGCCGAGAGGAGGAGACCGCTGGACGAGTTCAACAATGGTGTGGTCATGACCAACCGCCCGCTCAGACACAACGagatgtttgag ATTCGTATTGATAAACTGGTGGATAAATGGTCCGGATCCATTGAGATCGGAGTCACGACCCACAACCCCAACAATCTGGATTATCCTGCGACGATGACCAACTTACGCTCAG GAACCATCATGATGAGCGGCTGTGGGATTTTGACCAACGGAAAGGGCACACGTAGGGAGTACTGTGAGTTCAGCTTGGATGAGCTTCAG GAAGGGGATCATATCGGGTTGATGAGGAAAGCCAGCGGCGCTTTACACTTCTACATCAACGGCATTGACCAAG GCGTAGCTGCTAACCAAACCCCGGGTGTGGTGTACGGTGTAGTGGACCTCTATGGCATGGCAGTAAAAGTCACCATCGTCCACAATCACAACCACAGCGACCGTTTACGGCGCAACAACGCCATCATGAGAGCTCTATCGCCCGATGTGGGCCGACCCCGACCCGCCCTCTCGCTCACCCCCGACCCAGAAGCTCCGGACCGGCTTCTCTTCCACCCCAACTGTGGGCAGAAAGCGGCCATCATCGGCGACGGCAGGACGGCACTGCGACCTCA CGCAACAGACGACTTTAATCACGGAGTTGTGCTCAGCAATCGCCCACTGCACTCCAATGAAGTGTTCCAGGTGCGCATCGACAAGATGGTGGACAAGTGGGCGGGGTCTATTGAGATCGGCGTGACCACGCATAACCCTGCCTACCTACAGCTACCGTCCACCATGACCAACCTGCGCTCAG GGACATGGATGATGACGGGGAATGGAGTAATGCACAACGGAACCACGATACTAGACGAGTACGGACACAACCTGGACCGACTAAAA gctGGAGACACTGTCGGCGTGGTGCGGAAAGATGATGGCAGCCTGCACTTCTTCGTGAACGGGGTTCCCCAGGGGCCGGCAGCCTGGAACGTACCGCCCAGTGTTTACGCCGTAGTGGACCTGTACGGTCAGGCGGCTCAGGCAACCATCATGGATGACATGG ctGACCTTCCTCCTCTCCCAGACGACAGCTCCGAGGGTCCAGTTGCCATGTCCCCCGGCAGCCCGTGTTCTGTCACCGGAGTCAGTGCGTCCAGTGACCTGCGCTTCCATCATCTGCACGGCACCAACGCTGTCATCACCAATGGCGGCCGCACAGCTCTCCGACAGAACTGCCGCAGCGAGTTCAACGACGCTATCGTCATCTCCAACAG gaactctgtgtgtgttatcaggTGCCTTCGTGATGGTGAGTTGTTTGAGATTGTGATTCAGAAGATGGTGGATCGCTGGTCAGGATCAATAGAGGCAG gAGTGACTGCAATCAGACCAGAGGAACTGGAGTTCCCCAACACGATGACGGACATCGATTATGATACctggatgctgag CGGCACTGCGATCATGCAGGACGGGAACACCATGAGGAATAACTACGGCTGTGATCTGGACTCCCTGGGGACCGGCTCCAGGATCGGAATGATGCGTTCAGCCTCCGGAGATCTTCACTACTACATAAACGGAGTGGACCAGGGCGTGGCGTGTACCGGGTTGCCACCAG acGTGTATGCTGTGATTGATCTGTATGgtcagtgtgttcaggtgtCCATCACTAGCTCATCTGGTCCTCTTGACAACAGCCTGTGTACCAGTAACATCACAGAGAAGAGTTTCCCAATACACTCAccag TGGCAGGAGTGGCTCATCGTCTGCACAACAAGCACGGGAAGAACGTGGTGCTGCTCGGGGACGGCTGCCAGGCGGTCAGGGTGGGAGGGTATTCTCACGCCATCGTGTTTAGTGCAAAGGAGCTCAAGACGGATGAACTGTTCGAG GTTAAGATCAACGAGGTCGATGAGCGGTGGTCCGGATCGCTCCACATAGGCTTGACCACCCTGCAGCCCCCAGAACTACCGTCCTGCCCCCTCAGTGGCCTGTCCCCCTCCCTCACTCAGCTCAGGTCGAAGGTCACCTGGCTGCTGGCCGGGTCAGAAGTCAGACGCAACGGCATGCTGCAGAGACAAAACTTCGGCTGCTCGCTTGACAGACTGACG GTGGGGAACCGAGTGGGTGTGAAGAGATGCAGCGATGACACAATGCACATTTTTATCGATGGAGAGGACATGGGACCTGCGGCTACCGCTGTGGctaag aatgtATACGCAGTGCTGGACCTTTATGGGAAGGTGACGGCCGTGTCCATTGTCAGCTCCACTCTGGCGGAGGACACAGACAGCGTGAAGGCTTCGTCTCTCTCCTCGGACAGCTGCAGTGAAGGAGAGGACGAGTCCACACCG TGCGAGAGCGAGTCTGCCATGGTTCCCGTGGCGATGTCCTTTCTGGAGAATCATGGGAAAAATATCCAGCTGTCCAATCAGAACCTGACGGCCGCTCGAGTGTCAAGTTATAACCAGGGCCTGCTGGTCACAGCACATGCACTGCCTCGCCAGCAGCTCTTCcag TttcagatagacagactgaaCACGTCGTGGAcgtcgtctctctctctgggtgtgaTCGGTCACTCTCCAGATCGCCTCAACTTCCCTTCCACGGCCTGCTGCCTTAAACGCTCCGTCTGGCTGCTGCAGCGAGACTCCGTCTTCCACAACTCACTGAAG aTCTGTGAGAACTATGGGCCAAACTTGGACACGTGTCCTGAGGGGACAGTGCTGGGTCTGCTGGTGGACACTAATGGCTGTCTCCACCTGTATGTGAATGGGATGGACCAGGGCGTGGCAGCGCAGGACATCCCAAGCCCCTGCTACCCAATAATCGACCTGTACGGCCAATGTGAACAG gttACCATAGTGACCAGCCACATGGAGGCCGTGGGGGCGGAGAGCGGAGACGTGTGCTGCCAAGGTGACATGGAGAAAGCAGACATGGTGGACG GGATAAAGGAGAGTGTGTGCTGGACTCCTCCCCCTGAGGTGAACCCCAACAAGACGTGCGAGTACCAGGCGCTCTGCTCCAGGTTTAAGGATCTGCTCACTCTGCCTG atggtTACTTTAATGAGGATGCTAAGTATAACCTTTGTTACTGTGAGTCCTGCCATAAGCTGCGTGGTGATGAGGCTTATTATAAACACGGCGAGCCGCCGCGGGACTACGCTCTGCCCTTCGGCTGGTGCCGCTTTGCTCTGCG gatcAAGCCGCACTGTGACGTATCAAACACCTATAAGAAGTGGCACATCGCGTATCACGGAACAAGTGTGGGATCCCTGCGCCGCACACTGGACCACAGCCAGATTCTACCAC CAGACTCATCACCCGTGTTCTCGGCGACCCCGGTGAAGGTCGAGGGTCACGGCAGCTACAGCGAACCCGAGGAGAACAGCGCCCCCGAGAGGGAGATCCCCCGTGTGCACCTCTCCCCCACCATGCGCTACTCCGGCCTCGAGGTCTTCGCCCCTAAAGTGCA ATTCCGAGATCCTCGCTCACTGCGCTGTCATCAGGCCCAGGTGGGCTTCCAGGTGTGTGTACGTCCCGGCTCCTACAAGGTCGGCCCTCAGTCTCTGGGCATCAGCGAGCCGCTGGATCCCAGATTCAACAACACGGAGATCGAGTGGATCACCAAGGAGAAAGGAGGAACCCTGCTGTACGGCCTGCTCATCCGTGTGGAgtga
- the neurl4 gene encoding neuralized-like protein 4 isoform X4 produces the protein MAAELHPRSGKLIGLSNSNRTAQRNQPVQEFNHGLVLSREPLRDRDVFTVRIDKKVNSWSGSIEIGVTALDPAALDFPSSATGLKGGSWIVSGCSVLKDGRSVLEEYGRDLDQLGEGDRVGIQRNGRGELHLWVNGQDCGPAASGLPSRLWAVVDLYGKCTQVTVVSCEPPADTGNEEREELEEGEADRAASTAASPAALMPDHEDRTGGVALPAVPAIAGVVNGSAEDAPEVTRGHRHGRPDKFPNNFDPDTVLTEHQLFDVFNNAIVSLYRSEDEGADDSGLGGVGGSGGSSDSSRGGTGSSNGSRERGNENGVGGRAEGGGNNNNNLSGGGGGSGAGTAVSNSGMTTNDALLFHEKCGTLIKLSNNNKTAERRRPLDEFNNGVVMTNRPLRHNEMFEIRIDKLVDKWSGSIEIGVTTHNPNNLDYPATMTNLRSGTIMMSGCGILTNGKGTRREYCEFSLDELQEGDHIGLMRKASGALHFYINGIDQGVAANQTPGVVYGVVDLYGMAVKVTIVHNHNHSDRLRRNNAIMRALSPDVGRPRPALSLTPDPEAPDRLLFHPNCGQKAAIIGDGRTALRPHATDDFNHGVVLSNRPLHSNEVFQVRIDKMVDKWAGSIEIGVTTHNPAYLQLPSTMTNLRSGTWMMTGNGVMHNGTTILDEYGHNLDRLKAGDTVGVVRKDDGSLHFFVNGVPQGPAAWNVPPSVYAVVDLYGQAAQATIMDDMADLPPLPDDSSEGPVAMSPGSPCSVTGVSASSDLRFHHLHGTNAVITNGGRTALRQNCRSEFNDAIVISNRCLRDGELFEIVIQKMVDRWSGSIEAGVTAIRPEELEFPNTMTDIDYDTWMLSGTAIMQDGNTMRNNYGCDLDSLGTGSRIGMMRSASGDLHYYINGVDQGVACTGLPPGKDVYAVIDLYGQCVQVSITSSSGPLDNSLCTSNITEKSFPIHSPVAGVAHRLHNKHGKNVVLLGDGCQAVRVGGYSHAIVFSAKELKTDELFEVKINEVDERWSGSLHIGLTTLQPPELPSCPLSGLSPSLTQLRSKVTWLLAGSEVRRNGMLQRQNFGCSLDRLTVGNRVGVKRCSDDTMHIFIDGEDMGPAATAVAKNVYAVLDLYGKVTAVSIVSSTLAEDTDSVKASSLSSDSCSEGEDESTPCESESAMVPVAMSFLENHGKNIQLSNQNLTAARVSSYNQGLLVTAHALPRQQLFQFQIDRLNTSWTSSLSLGVIGHSPDRLNFPSTACCLKRSVWLLQRDSVFHNSLKICENYGPNLDTCPEGTVLGLLVDTNGCLHLYVNGMDQGVAAQDIPSPCYPIIDLYGQCEQVTIVTSHMEAVGAESGDVCCQGDMEKADMVDGIKESVCWTPPPEVNPNKTCEYQALCSRFKDLLTLPDGYFNEDAKYNLCYCESCHKLRGDEAYYKHGEPPRDYALPFGWCRFALRIKPHCDVSNTYKKWHIAYHGTSVGSLRRTLDHSQILPPDSSPVFSATPVKVEGHGSYSEPEENSAPEREIPRVHLSPTMRYSGLEVFAPKVQFRDPRSLRCHQAQVGFQVCVRPGSYKVGPQSLGISEPLDPRFNNTEIEWITKEKGGTLLYGLLIRVE, from the exons GTGAACTCGTGGAGTGGCTCTATAGAGATTGGCGTGACGGCGCTGGATCCGGCCGCTCTCGACTTCCCCAGCAGCGCGACGGGGCTGAAGGGCGGCTCGTGGATCGTGTCCGGCTGCTCCGTGCTGAAGGACGGACGCTCGGTTCTGGAGGAATACGGGCGTGACCTGGACCAGCTAGGCGAAGGCGACCGCGTCGGGATCCAGCGGAACGGCCGGGGAGAGCTGCACCTGTGGGTGAACGGGCAGGACTGTGGTCCGGCGGCCAGCGGGCTGCCCTCGCGCCTGTGGGCTGTAGTGGACCTCTACGGCAAGTGCACCCAGGTCACCGTGGTCAGCTGCGAGCCTCCGGCGGACACAGGGAACGAAGAGCGGGAGGAGTTAGAGGAGGGAGAGGCGGACAGGGCAGCGTCTACGGCGGCGTCTCCGGCTGCTCTCATGCCGGATCATGAGGACAGAACAGGGGGCGTGGCTTTACCCGCCGTTCCTGCTATAGCTGGCGTGGTGAACGGCTCGGCTGAGGATG CGCCTGAAGTTACACGAGGACACAGACACGGACGACCGGACAAATTCCCAAATAACTTCGATCCAGACACCG tcctCACGGAGCACCAGTTATTTGACGTGTTCAACAACGCCATCGTGTCACTGTACCGTTCGGAAGACGAGGGTGCAGACGACTCGGGTTTAGGAGGTGTGGGCGGTTCAGGAGGAAGTTCAGACTCCTCCAGAGGGGGAACAGGAAGCAGTAACGGATCTCGAGAACGAGGAAACGAGAATGGCGTCGGAGGTCGAGCAGAGGGTGGGggcaacaacaataacaacctgtcaggaggaggaggaggaagtgggGCGGGGACGGCGGTAAGCAACAGTGGGATGACCACCAACGACGCGCTGCTGTTCCATGAGAAGTGCGGCACGCTGATTAAACtgagcaacaacaacaagacGGCCGAGAGGAGGAGACCGCTGGACGAGTTCAACAATGGTGTGGTCATGACCAACCGCCCGCTCAGACACAACGagatgtttgag ATTCGTATTGATAAACTGGTGGATAAATGGTCCGGATCCATTGAGATCGGAGTCACGACCCACAACCCCAACAATCTGGATTATCCTGCGACGATGACCAACTTACGCTCAG GAACCATCATGATGAGCGGCTGTGGGATTTTGACCAACGGAAAGGGCACACGTAGGGAGTACTGTGAGTTCAGCTTGGATGAGCTTCAG GAAGGGGATCATATCGGGTTGATGAGGAAAGCCAGCGGCGCTTTACACTTCTACATCAACGGCATTGACCAAG GCGTAGCTGCTAACCAAACCCCGGGTGTGGTGTACGGTGTAGTGGACCTCTATGGCATGGCAGTAAAAGTCACCATCGTCCACAATCACAACCACAGCGACCGTTTACGGCGCAACAACGCCATCATGAGAGCTCTATCGCCCGATGTGGGCCGACCCCGACCCGCCCTCTCGCTCACCCCCGACCCAGAAGCTCCGGACCGGCTTCTCTTCCACCCCAACTGTGGGCAGAAAGCGGCCATCATCGGCGACGGCAGGACGGCACTGCGACCTCA CGCAACAGACGACTTTAATCACGGAGTTGTGCTCAGCAATCGCCCACTGCACTCCAATGAAGTGTTCCAGGTGCGCATCGACAAGATGGTGGACAAGTGGGCGGGGTCTATTGAGATCGGCGTGACCACGCATAACCCTGCCTACCTACAGCTACCGTCCACCATGACCAACCTGCGCTCAG GGACATGGATGATGACGGGGAATGGAGTAATGCACAACGGAACCACGATACTAGACGAGTACGGACACAACCTGGACCGACTAAAA gctGGAGACACTGTCGGCGTGGTGCGGAAAGATGATGGCAGCCTGCACTTCTTCGTGAACGGGGTTCCCCAGGGGCCGGCAGCCTGGAACGTACCGCCCAGTGTTTACGCCGTAGTGGACCTGTACGGTCAGGCGGCTCAGGCAACCATCATGGATGACATGG ctGACCTTCCTCCTCTCCCAGACGACAGCTCCGAGGGTCCAGTTGCCATGTCCCCCGGCAGCCCGTGTTCTGTCACCGGAGTCAGTGCGTCCAGTGACCTGCGCTTCCATCATCTGCACGGCACCAACGCTGTCATCACCAATGGCGGCCGCACAGCTCTCCGACAGAACTGCCGCAGCGAGTTCAACGACGCTATCGTCATCTCCAACAG gTGCCTTCGTGATGGTGAGTTGTTTGAGATTGTGATTCAGAAGATGGTGGATCGCTGGTCAGGATCAATAGAGGCAG gAGTGACTGCAATCAGACCAGAGGAACTGGAGTTCCCCAACACGATGACGGACATCGATTATGATACctggatgctgag CGGCACTGCGATCATGCAGGACGGGAACACCATGAGGAATAACTACGGCTGTGATCTGGACTCCCTGGGGACCGGCTCCAGGATCGGAATGATGCGTTCAGCCTCCGGAGATCTTCACTACTACATAAACGGAGTGGACCAGGGCGTGGCGTGTACCGGGTTGCCACCAGGTAAAG acGTGTATGCTGTGATTGATCTGTATGgtcagtgtgttcaggtgtCCATCACTAGCTCATCTGGTCCTCTTGACAACAGCCTGTGTACCAGTAACATCACAGAGAAGAGTTTCCCAATACACTCAccag TGGCAGGAGTGGCTCATCGTCTGCACAACAAGCACGGGAAGAACGTGGTGCTGCTCGGGGACGGCTGCCAGGCGGTCAGGGTGGGAGGGTATTCTCACGCCATCGTGTTTAGTGCAAAGGAGCTCAAGACGGATGAACTGTTCGAG GTTAAGATCAACGAGGTCGATGAGCGGTGGTCCGGATCGCTCCACATAGGCTTGACCACCCTGCAGCCCCCAGAACTACCGTCCTGCCCCCTCAGTGGCCTGTCCCCCTCCCTCACTCAGCTCAGGTCGAAGGTCACCTGGCTGCTGGCCGGGTCAGAAGTCAGACGCAACGGCATGCTGCAGAGACAAAACTTCGGCTGCTCGCTTGACAGACTGACG GTGGGGAACCGAGTGGGTGTGAAGAGATGCAGCGATGACACAATGCACATTTTTATCGATGGAGAGGACATGGGACCTGCGGCTACCGCTGTGGctaag aatgtATACGCAGTGCTGGACCTTTATGGGAAGGTGACGGCCGTGTCCATTGTCAGCTCCACTCTGGCGGAGGACACAGACAGCGTGAAGGCTTCGTCTCTCTCCTCGGACAGCTGCAGTGAAGGAGAGGACGAGTCCACACCG TGCGAGAGCGAGTCTGCCATGGTTCCCGTGGCGATGTCCTTTCTGGAGAATCATGGGAAAAATATCCAGCTGTCCAATCAGAACCTGACGGCCGCTCGAGTGTCAAGTTATAACCAGGGCCTGCTGGTCACAGCACATGCACTGCCTCGCCAGCAGCTCTTCcag TttcagatagacagactgaaCACGTCGTGGAcgtcgtctctctctctgggtgtgaTCGGTCACTCTCCAGATCGCCTCAACTTCCCTTCCACGGCCTGCTGCCTTAAACGCTCCGTCTGGCTGCTGCAGCGAGACTCCGTCTTCCACAACTCACTGAAG aTCTGTGAGAACTATGGGCCAAACTTGGACACGTGTCCTGAGGGGACAGTGCTGGGTCTGCTGGTGGACACTAATGGCTGTCTCCACCTGTATGTGAATGGGATGGACCAGGGCGTGGCAGCGCAGGACATCCCAAGCCCCTGCTACCCAATAATCGACCTGTACGGCCAATGTGAACAG gttACCATAGTGACCAGCCACATGGAGGCCGTGGGGGCGGAGAGCGGAGACGTGTGCTGCCAAGGTGACATGGAGAAAGCAGACATGGTGGACG GGATAAAGGAGAGTGTGTGCTGGACTCCTCCCCCTGAGGTGAACCCCAACAAGACGTGCGAGTACCAGGCGCTCTGCTCCAGGTTTAAGGATCTGCTCACTCTGCCTG atggtTACTTTAATGAGGATGCTAAGTATAACCTTTGTTACTGTGAGTCCTGCCATAAGCTGCGTGGTGATGAGGCTTATTATAAACACGGCGAGCCGCCGCGGGACTACGCTCTGCCCTTCGGCTGGTGCCGCTTTGCTCTGCG gatcAAGCCGCACTGTGACGTATCAAACACCTATAAGAAGTGGCACATCGCGTATCACGGAACAAGTGTGGGATCCCTGCGCCGCACACTGGACCACAGCCAGATTCTACCAC CAGACTCATCACCCGTGTTCTCGGCGACCCCGGTGAAGGTCGAGGGTCACGGCAGCTACAGCGAACCCGAGGAGAACAGCGCCCCCGAGAGGGAGATCCCCCGTGTGCACCTCTCCCCCACCATGCGCTACTCCGGCCTCGAGGTCTTCGCCCCTAAAGTGCA ATTCCGAGATCCTCGCTCACTGCGCTGTCATCAGGCCCAGGTGGGCTTCCAGGTGTGTGTACGTCCCGGCTCCTACAAGGTCGGCCCTCAGTCTCTGGGCATCAGCGAGCCGCTGGATCCCAGATTCAACAACACGGAGATCGAGTGGATCACCAAGGAGAAAGGAGGAACCCTGCTGTACGGCCTGCTCATCCGTGTGGAgtga